CCAGCATCGCCGCGTGGACCGCTCTACACTCAACTTCTCGGTTCCCTGACCGATACCGAACAGACACCCCCGTCCACCGCTTGACCGCCCGCGACCCACGGAGCAGCGAAATGCCACTGTCCGACCGTGAACGGCAGATCCTCAACGAGATCGAGGACGCGCTGGCGACGGAGGATCCCAAGTTCGCGAGCAAGGTGGCCACACTGCCTCGCTCGGCGGAGCAGACCCGGCTTCGCTACGGGATCGCCGGGTTCGTGGTCGGTGTACTCATGCTGCTGGCGATCGTGTTCCACATCCTGTGGGGCTTCGCCGGCTTCGTGTTGATGCTGGTCAGCGCCGTGGTGGTGTTGAACCAGCTGAAGAACCTCGGCAACGATCGAGCCCTTGACCTGGGCGGGCAGATCAAGGGTGGGTTCGCGCGGTACATGGAAGGCCGCCGCAAGGGCACCGACCAAGCCGACTGAGACCTGTCGCGGGACGCTAGTGGTCCGTAGT
The sequence above is a segment of the Euzebya tangerina genome. Coding sequences within it:
- a CDS encoding DUF3040 domain-containing protein, translated to MPLSDRERQILNEIEDALATEDPKFASKVATLPRSAEQTRLRYGIAGFVVGVLMLLAIVFHILWGFAGFVLMLVSAVVVLNQLKNLGNDRALDLGGQIKGGFARYMEGRRKGTDQAD